The Candidatus Hydrogenedentota bacterium genome contains the following window.
TGATGGCCACCTGTCCTGCCCGCCCCCCGGCGCGGACGGCTGCGGCGGCGCCGAGGGCCATGCTGTCGTTGGCGCAGAGGAGTGCCTTGAGACTGGGGTGCTCGGTGAGAATCGAGGCGGCGACCTGGTTGGCCTTTTCCATTTCCCAGTTGGCCACCTGCGAGGTGACGAGGGTCAGCCCGGCCTCCTGGACGGTGTCGTTGAATCCCAGGCGGCGCTGGATGCCGTTGAACGCGCTCGGGATGCCCTCGAGAATCGCCACGGGGGCGCCCGCCGGGAGCGTTTTCGCCAGATAGTCCGCGGCGAGCTTCGCGCCCTTGCGGTTGTCCGGGCCGACAAAGGGGATGGAGAGCCCGCGCTCCTTGAGCACGTCGCCGTCGAACTTGTTGTCAATGTTGATGACCACCACGCCCGCGTCCATGGCCTGCTTGCAGACGCGGACCAGGGCCTTCGAGTCCGCCGGGGCGATGACCAGGGCGTCCACGCCCTGGGCCACCATCTGCTCGACGAGGTCAATCTGCCGGGCCACGTCCTGCTCGTCCTTGATGCCGTTTGCCAGGAGGGTGTACTGGTCGG
Protein-coding sequences here:
- a CDS encoding sugar ABC transporter substrate-binding protein, whose product is MLALAACSPGNKAEAPADAQSPAAAPAKSAKTGPFKIALVMKSLANEFFLTMENGAKAHQQANADQYTLLANGIKDEQDVARQIDLVEQMVAQGVDALVIAPADSKALVRVCKQAMDAGVVVINIDNKFDGDVLKERGLSIPFVGPDNRKGAKLAADYLAKTLPAGAPVAILEGIPSAFNGIQRRLGFNDTVQEAGLTLVTSQVANWEMEKANQVAASILTEHPSLKALLCANDSMALGAAAAVRAGGRAGQVAIIGYDGISAVQQLILDGQILCTVDQHADQLAVFGIEFALQVLRGEAAPADIETAVDLVTAETLAAK